One region of Cytobacillus sp. FSL H8-0458 genomic DNA includes:
- a CDS encoding ABC transporter ATP-binding protein: MPIIEVEHLMKDFMIAKRETGFLGAVKSLVKREHIKKEAVKDISFSINEGEMVGYIGPNGAGKSTTIKMLTGILVPTSGSVKVNGIIPYENRQENAKNIGVVFGQRTQLWWDLPTIESFELLKEIYQVPDKRYKENMDTFTEILGLDEFLNTPVRQLSLGQRMRADIAASLLHDPPILFLDEPTIGLDVVAKEKMRTFIKEINKERSITVILTTHDMEDIEKLCERMILIDHGQKVYDGEIAVVKERFGKMRTLIVDLEESSHSLKLKGGEVFKEEASRFWIRFNRDDVSASGLIAQITETHNIKDLTVEEPAIESIISRIYQEGYQDLPETVKV; this comes from the coding sequence ATGCCGATTATAGAGGTTGAACATCTAATGAAGGACTTTATGATTGCCAAGCGGGAGACAGGCTTCCTTGGCGCTGTGAAGAGCCTTGTAAAAAGAGAACATATTAAAAAAGAAGCTGTGAAGGACATCAGCTTTTCGATCAATGAAGGGGAAATGGTCGGCTATATCGGGCCGAATGGCGCCGGTAAGTCCACCACCATCAAAATGCTGACGGGCATTCTGGTTCCAACCTCCGGAAGTGTGAAGGTGAATGGCATCATTCCCTATGAAAACAGACAGGAAAATGCCAAGAATATCGGAGTGGTTTTCGGCCAGAGAACACAACTCTGGTGGGATCTGCCTACTATCGAATCGTTTGAGCTGCTGAAGGAAATCTATCAGGTTCCGGATAAGCGGTATAAGGAAAATATGGACACCTTCACAGAGATATTGGGGCTGGATGAATTCCTGAACACACCGGTCCGCCAGCTCTCCTTAGGGCAAAGGATGAGGGCTGACATTGCCGCATCCCTGCTGCATGACCCGCCCATTCTGTTTCTGGATGAGCCGACCATTGGCCTGGATGTCGTCGCAAAGGAAAAGATGAGGACTTTCATAAAAGAGATTAATAAGGAGCGCAGCATAACCGTCATTTTAACCACCCATGATATGGAGGATATTGAAAAGCTCTGTGAGCGGATGATCCTCATCGACCATGGGCAAAAGGTATATGACGGGGAGATTGCAGTCGTCAAAGAGCGTTTCGGCAAAATGAGGACACTCATCGTTGACCTGGAGGAATCATCACACAGCCTGAAGCTTAAGGGCGGTGAAGTGTTTAAAGAAGAAGCAAGCCGCTTCTGGATCCGATTTAACCGGGATGATGTGTCAGCTTCAGGACTGATTGCGCAAATTACCGAAACACATAAT